A genome region from Myroides fluvii includes the following:
- a CDS encoding S41 family peptidase codes for MLKQTISLLTLTLTSLVGAQHKVHFTSTPSLSPDAKTTYFSFDGDLWQVPTAGGEALRLTALPGNETNPRISPDGKWLAFSSDQYGNKDIFLMPLTGGTIQQLTYHQAADDMESWSWDSETIYFSSNAYNNYASFKIYKNGGTPTPLFTNYFNNTNGLVETPSGEYLFTNSTESANQVTRKRYKGENNPDILGYNPATDHFKQYTDYNGKDFNPTVDRQGNIYFISDENNGHYNLYTFKNGKKTALTEFTSSIKKPFVSADGSQVIFEKDYQLFVYDTKLNQVRSLDITLNTNQSLAKEQTFKVEDNISFFDVSPDGKKLAFISRGVLFVSDIEGKFIQALTDGKERVMEVRWLKDNQTLLFSQTYNGYQNWFKIGGNGKGKAEQLTHDTRNNRDLTLNKTLTQAVYTSGRDEIRLLDLQSFTSKTIVKDEIWAFQSAPPSFSPDGAYVLFTAKRNFEDDIFIHNIQKNETINLTNTGVSEANPVWSPSGKYIYFASDRLNPSYPMGMQSASIYRLALDWYAEPFKSDEFDQLFIAKKEEEEQNKKTTNKSKSTTKTEQSVVVQINTQDVLDRIELVSDKFGNQSTPMVFQDNKKEYVYYSSNQENGKYTLYRKIYEKFEKAKTEKVWDKSVSQIQQKDKTLYALSGHTIYKFALEKGTPEKIAISHSFTKNLAEEFNQMFEETWSGVEENFYDETFHGLDWKATKDYFSTYLPYLNNRNDLRILLNDMLGELGSSHLGFTSTGEEEKMRLQYNTAEMGVIFSTSNPYEVARVIRKSPAGTKNSSIQKGDVLTHINGQSVDPTKNRDEYFTFAHEQEEIDVTFVREGKEVNAKIHPISFVTQKGLLYDEWIYQNKQRVNEWSDNRIAYSYMKNMGASELDSFLLDMVEQEHHKEGVILDLRFNTGGNVHDKVLNFLAQRPYLQWKYREGKLTMQSNFSPSGKPIVLLINEFSLSDAEMTAAGFKALKLGKIIGQETYRWIIFTSGKSLVDHSFYRLPSWGTYTLEGDNLEKTGVAPDIYVKNTFMDRLHERDPQLERAVQEILQDLNPRK; via the coding sequence ATGCTTAAACAAACTATTTCTCTTTTAACCCTTACCTTAACTTCGCTGGTTGGAGCTCAACATAAAGTTCACTTCACCTCTACTCCATCTTTGAGTCCGGATGCCAAAACCACGTACTTTAGTTTTGATGGAGACCTTTGGCAGGTTCCCACTGCTGGAGGAGAAGCTTTACGACTCACTGCCTTACCGGGTAACGAAACCAATCCACGCATTTCTCCTGATGGTAAATGGCTGGCTTTTAGTTCTGATCAATACGGCAATAAAGATATTTTTTTAATGCCGTTAACAGGGGGCACCATTCAACAATTAACTTATCATCAAGCAGCAGATGACATGGAAAGCTGGAGTTGGGACAGTGAAACGATTTACTTTTCGAGTAATGCTTATAACAATTACGCTTCCTTTAAAATCTATAAAAACGGAGGTACTCCTACCCCTCTATTCACCAATTATTTCAACAATACCAATGGTTTAGTTGAAACTCCATCGGGTGAATACTTATTTACTAATTCCACAGAGAGTGCCAATCAAGTTACGCGAAAACGCTACAAGGGAGAAAATAATCCCGATATTTTAGGGTATAATCCGGCGACTGATCACTTTAAACAATATACCGATTACAACGGAAAAGATTTTAATCCTACTGTTGATCGACAAGGGAATATCTACTTCATTTCGGATGAAAATAATGGACATTATAACCTTTATACGTTTAAAAATGGAAAGAAAACAGCCTTAACGGAATTTACCTCATCCATCAAAAAACCATTTGTCTCGGCTGATGGGAGTCAAGTTATTTTTGAAAAAGACTATCAATTATTTGTGTATGACACCAAGCTAAATCAAGTGCGATCGCTTGATATTACACTAAATACCAATCAGTCCCTCGCCAAAGAACAAACCTTTAAAGTTGAAGATAATATCAGCTTTTTTGATGTTTCACCAGATGGCAAAAAGCTAGCTTTCATTAGCCGAGGTGTATTATTTGTCTCAGATATAGAAGGTAAATTTATACAAGCACTTACGGATGGCAAAGAGCGTGTCATGGAAGTAAGATGGTTAAAAGACAATCAAACGCTCTTATTTAGTCAAACCTATAACGGCTATCAAAATTGGTTCAAAATCGGAGGCAATGGCAAAGGGAAAGCAGAACAATTGACACATGATACGCGCAATAACAGAGATTTGACGCTCAACAAAACACTTACTCAAGCGGTATATACTAGTGGACGAGATGAAATTCGCCTGCTCGATTTACAATCTTTTACCTCTAAAACGATAGTCAAAGATGAAATATGGGCCTTTCAGAGCGCTCCTCCTTCATTTTCTCCCGATGGAGCTTATGTACTCTTTACGGCGAAACGCAACTTTGAGGATGATATTTTTATCCACAACATTCAAAAAAATGAAACCATCAACCTGACCAATACTGGCGTATCAGAAGCTAATCCCGTTTGGTCTCCTTCTGGGAAATACATCTATTTTGCCAGTGATCGCTTGAATCCTTCTTATCCTATGGGTATGCAAAGCGCTAGTATTTATCGCCTCGCCTTAGATTGGTATGCAGAACCTTTTAAATCCGATGAATTTGATCAACTATTTATAGCCAAAAAGGAGGAAGAAGAGCAAAATAAAAAAACAACAAACAAGTCAAAATCAACAACTAAAACGGAACAATCCGTTGTGGTACAAATCAATACGCAAGATGTATTGGACCGAATTGAATTAGTGAGTGATAAATTTGGCAATCAATCCACTCCTATGGTGTTTCAAGACAATAAAAAAGAGTATGTGTACTATTCTTCTAATCAAGAAAATGGCAAATACACGTTATATCGCAAGATATACGAGAAATTCGAAAAAGCCAAAACAGAAAAAGTTTGGGATAAAAGTGTAAGTCAAATTCAACAAAAAGACAAAACACTCTACGCATTAAGTGGTCATACTATCTACAAATTTGCTTTAGAGAAAGGTACACCAGAAAAGATTGCTATTTCGCATTCCTTCACCAAAAACTTAGCGGAGGAATTTAATCAAATGTTTGAAGAAACTTGGTCCGGTGTGGAAGAAAACTTCTACGATGAGACTTTTCATGGGCTAGATTGGAAAGCAACGAAAGACTACTTTAGTACGTATCTTCCTTATTTAAATAACAGAAATGACCTTCGAATTCTACTCAATGATATGTTAGGAGAATTGGGCTCTTCTCACTTGGGGTTTACCTCAACAGGAGAGGAAGAAAAAATGAGATTACAATACAATACCGCAGAGATGGGAGTAATTTTCTCTACATCTAACCCTTATGAAGTAGCGCGCGTAATCCGAAAATCTCCAGCTGGCACGAAAAATAGTAGCATACAAAAAGGCGATGTATTAACACACATCAATGGACAGTCAGTTGATCCTACAAAAAATCGAGATGAGTACTTTACTTTCGCTCATGAACAAGAAGAAATTGACGTAACATTCGTCCGTGAGGGAAAAGAAGTCAACGCAAAAATCCATCCCATTTCCTTTGTCACACAAAAAGGCTTGCTATATGATGAATGGATCTATCAAAATAAACAACGTGTCAACGAATGGAGTGACAACCGAATTGCTTATAGTTACATGAAAAATATGGGAGCATCTGAATTAGATTCTTTCTTATTGGACATGGTAGAACAAGAACACCACAAAGAAGGTGTCATTTTAGATCTTCGTTTTAATACAGGTGGAAATGTACACGATAAAGTCCTTAACTTCTTAGCACAACGCCCCTATTTACAATGGAAGTATAGAGAAGGAAAACTCACAATGCAAAGTAATTTTAGTCCAAGTGGTAAACCAATTGTATTGTTAATTAACGAGTTCTCACTTAGTGATGCAGAAATGACCGCTGCTGGTTTCAAAGCACTTAAACTTGGTAAAATTATCGGGCAGGAAACCTATCGTTGGATTATTTTTACATCCGGTAAATCGCTAGTCGACCACTCTTTCTATCGCTTACCCTCTTGGGGAACGTATACCTTAGAAGGAGATAATTTAGAAAAAACAGGAGTTGCTCCTGATATCTATGTCAAAAATACGTTCATGGACCGCCTACATGAGAGGGATCCACAGTTAGAACGTGCTGTACAAGAAATTTTACAGGATTTAAATCCAAGGAAATAA
- a CDS encoding glycerophosphodiester phosphodiesterase: MKLRTPLLSLLCTVITSTTIAQESKTLRIGHRGAMGHITENTVESVLKAVELRCDMIEIDVFKIKSGELVVFHDDTLDRITNAKGNIESYTLEELEDVLVGGKYKIPTLEEVIDVIEKKAVLNIELKGSNTAVDTHRIIHNFLERGWTYDDFILSSFKWEELKIAHDLDAHLPLAVLTEKKPEDAIEFALNIKAKAINPYHKMLHEENTALIKKEKLKIYPWTVNDPKDIERMKKLKVDGIITNFPERI, translated from the coding sequence ATGAAATTAAGAACGCCCTTGTTATCCTTACTTTGCACTGTAATCACCTCTACTACGATCGCACAAGAATCAAAAACACTGCGCATTGGTCATCGAGGTGCCATGGGGCATATTACTGAAAACACGGTTGAATCTGTTTTAAAAGCCGTTGAATTACGCTGTGATATGATTGAGATTGACGTCTTCAAAATAAAAAGTGGAGAACTTGTCGTTTTTCACGATGATACACTCGATCGCATTACCAATGCAAAAGGAAATATTGAAAGTTATACCCTAGAGGAATTGGAGGATGTTTTAGTGGGGGGTAAATACAAAATTCCAACATTAGAAGAAGTAATCGATGTTATAGAAAAAAAGGCAGTACTAAATATTGAATTAAAAGGCAGTAATACGGCAGTAGATACGCATCGAATTATTCACAACTTCTTAGAAAGAGGATGGACGTATGACGATTTTATTCTTTCTAGTTTTAAATGGGAAGAGCTAAAAATAGCACATGACTTAGATGCCCATTTACCACTCGCTGTATTGACAGAGAAAAAACCAGAAGATGCGATTGAATTCGCCTTAAACATCAAGGCTAAAGCTATTAATCCGTATCACAAAATGCTCCATGAGGAAAATACAGCTTTAATAAAAAAAGAAAAGCTAAAAATCTATCCTTGGACGGTCAATGACCCTAAAGACATTGAACGCATGAAAAAACTAAAAGTGGATGGTATTATCACCAATTTCCCAGAACGAATTTAA